A window from Nitrospira sp. ND1 encodes these proteins:
- a CDS encoding sigma-54 dependent transcriptional regulator, whose protein sequence is MKKRVLLVDDEPRVRASLRTVLEPTYEILEAADAAEGLKSFKHDAPDLVLLDVILPGTDGLAALQTMRTENRAVPVIMLTGTKSVKTAVDAMKLGAADYLSKPFDVEELQIVIERTLGKQELEQEVRQLRAQVVQRYAFHNLIGKSPAMQEIYAKIEQVADSRTTVLVTGESGTGKELVAKAIHYNSARRERPFVALNCAALPETLIESELFGHEKGSFTDATARRVGQFELAHTGTLFLDEIGDLSAATQAKLLRVLQEREFTRVGGVQSIKVDVRIVAATNKNLDEMVRKNQFREDLYYRINVIALYLPPLRERGEDIALLAKHFLAKRIEEEKRPPQEFTKGSLELISHYPWPGNVREMENIIEQAFIWSKGSDVITPEHLPNILRTDTRSTSLRDDTLAGRLSLEKAVMEFEREIILDALKRTTYVQTHAAAMLGISRRMLKYRMDTLGISRPDNGVTPEPPLTQE, encoded by the coding sequence ATGAAAAAACGGGTACTACTTGTCGATGACGAGCCGCGTGTCCGCGCCTCGCTGAGAACAGTGCTGGAACCGACCTATGAGATTCTCGAAGCGGCGGACGCCGCGGAAGGCCTCAAGAGTTTCAAACACGATGCGCCGGACCTGGTCCTGCTGGACGTGATCCTCCCGGGAACAGACGGTCTGGCGGCGCTCCAGACAATGCGCACCGAGAATCGTGCCGTCCCGGTGATCATGCTAACCGGGACCAAATCGGTCAAGACGGCCGTCGATGCCATGAAACTGGGGGCAGCCGACTATCTATCCAAGCCATTCGATGTCGAAGAGCTGCAAATCGTCATTGAGCGCACGCTGGGCAAACAGGAATTAGAACAAGAGGTTCGTCAACTGCGCGCGCAGGTTGTCCAGCGGTATGCCTTTCACAATCTGATCGGCAAAAGCCCGGCGATGCAGGAAATCTATGCGAAGATCGAGCAAGTGGCCGACAGTCGCACCACCGTCCTCGTAACCGGCGAGAGCGGGACCGGAAAAGAACTCGTCGCCAAGGCCATTCATTACAACAGCGCGCGGCGCGAACGCCCGTTCGTGGCGCTCAATTGTGCGGCTCTGCCTGAAACTCTGATCGAAAGCGAACTGTTCGGCCACGAAAAAGGCTCCTTTACCGATGCCACGGCAAGGCGCGTAGGCCAGTTCGAATTGGCGCATACGGGCACGCTTTTTCTCGATGAAATCGGGGACCTCAGCGCGGCGACCCAGGCCAAACTCCTCCGCGTGCTACAGGAACGGGAGTTCACCCGCGTGGGCGGAGTGCAGTCCATCAAGGTGGATGTCCGAATTGTGGCGGCCACCAACAAAAACCTCGATGAGATGGTCCGGAAGAACCAGTTTCGCGAGGACCTGTATTACCGCATCAACGTCATCGCGCTGTATCTACCGCCCCTGCGCGAGCGGGGCGAAGACATCGCCCTCCTGGCCAAACACTTTCTGGCAAAACGTATCGAAGAAGAGAAACGTCCTCCTCAGGAATTTACGAAAGGCTCGCTGGAGTTGATCTCGCACTATCCCTGGCCCGGAAACGTCCGCGAGATGGAGAACATCATCGAGCAGGCGTTCATCTGGTCAAAAGGCTCCGATGTCATCACGCCGGAGCACTTACCGAATATCCTACGCACCGATACACGCTCCACCTCACTCCGGGACGACACCCTGGCGGGGCGATTGTCGCTCGAAAAAGCCGTCATGGAATTCGAGCGTGAAATCATCCTGGATGCACTCAAGCGAACAACGTACGTACAGACCCATGCGGCCGCCATGCTGGGAATCAGCCGCCGCATGCTGAAGTACCGCATGGATACCCTAGGCATCAGCCGGCCCGATAACGGAGTGACTCCCGAGCCTCCACTGACTCAGGAATGA
- a CDS encoding folylpolyglutamate synthase/dihydrofolate synthase family protein yields MTTMTYSATVQFLYGLQQHGIKLGLETIRVLLTRVGEPHRRYPVLHIGGTNGKGSTAAMTAAILQAAGYRVGLYTSPHLIDFRERIRVNGVMIPEETVGRLVETLRGAAAPDLAPTFFEFTTALAFQYFADCQVDVAVLEVGLGGRFDATNVVEPLACAITTIGLDHEAYLGSTLEAIAFEKAGIVKPAVPVVLGRIESSTRRVIEQRASEVAAPLYCLEREFQCDGSSTADCRYVGRSSHYDHLSCPLQGRFQLDNIACSLALIELARERGLGVSETAVRSGLQYVAWEGRLEIVAESPTIMVDGAHNPAAAAVLAEYLADWRRGRPGARISLIVGMMCDKHPREFLAPLLSQVDTLILTQTNLPRASTGSELRTLLQDCAPSAQVAATPADALAAAKRSAAPSDLICVTGSLMLVGEIKALLRGCSLSPVRG; encoded by the coding sequence ATGACCACAATGACCTATTCCGCCACCGTCCAGTTTCTTTACGGCCTACAGCAGCACGGCATCAAGTTGGGACTGGAGACGATCCGTGTCCTGCTGACCCGGGTGGGGGAGCCGCATCGTCGTTATCCGGTGCTTCACATCGGCGGGACGAACGGGAAAGGTTCTACAGCGGCGATGACTGCGGCCATCTTGCAAGCTGCCGGATATCGGGTCGGGCTCTACACGTCGCCGCATCTGATCGACTTCCGTGAACGTATCCGTGTCAACGGTGTGATGATTCCGGAGGAGACGGTCGGCAGACTGGTCGAGACCTTACGGGGTGCCGCTGCGCCCGATCTTGCGCCGACTTTTTTTGAGTTCACGACGGCACTGGCGTTCCAGTATTTTGCGGACTGTCAGGTGGATGTGGCGGTGCTTGAAGTCGGGTTGGGCGGACGGTTCGACGCCACCAATGTGGTGGAGCCGCTGGCCTGCGCCATTACGACGATCGGCTTGGACCATGAGGCCTATCTCGGGTCCACGTTGGAGGCGATCGCATTTGAGAAGGCGGGCATTGTGAAACCAGCCGTGCCGGTCGTGCTTGGTCGCATCGAGTCCTCGACTCGCCGGGTCATTGAACAGCGCGCGTCGGAGGTGGCGGCTCCCCTGTATTGTTTGGAGCGCGAGTTTCAGTGCGACGGCTCTTCAACGGCTGATTGCCGGTATGTCGGCAGGTCTTCGCACTACGATCATCTCTCCTGCCCGCTCCAGGGACGGTTTCAACTGGACAATATCGCCTGCTCGCTGGCTTTGATCGAACTCGCCCGCGAGCGCGGGTTAGGCGTGTCTGAGACGGCGGTGCGGAGTGGATTGCAGTATGTCGCATGGGAAGGCCGGCTGGAAATTGTCGCCGAGTCGCCGACGATCATGGTGGACGGGGCCCACAATCCTGCTGCCGCGGCTGTGCTGGCCGAGTATCTCGCCGATTGGCGGCGTGGCCGGCCCGGAGCGCGGATCAGCCTGATCGTCGGAATGATGTGCGACAAACATCCACGCGAATTCCTTGCGCCGTTGTTGTCCCAGGTGGATACGTTGATCCTGACACAGACGAATCTGCCGCGTGCATCCACCGGTTCCGAATTGCGCACGCTGCTGCAAGACTGTGCGCCGTCCGCCCAGGTGGCGGCCACGCCAGCCGATGCGCTGGCTGCCGCGAAGCGATCCGCCGCTCCGTCCGATCTGATTTGTGTCACGGGCTCCTTGATGTTGGTCGGCGAGATCAAGGCCCTTCTTCGAGGGTGTTCCCTCTCACCTGTTCGTGGTTGA
- a CDS encoding HD domain-containing phosphohydrolase yields the protein MGTHTSPEYVGTKPSVLVVDDETGPRDALKVILRPFFTIHSADNAKSALRVLKDQHIDLITLDQKLPDRQGIDLLQDIKQDYADIEVIIITGYGSLKSAMEGIRHGAAGYLLKPFNVTELITLINQTLEKKQRLDYLRSFLKTSTALWGTEQEAAQAWKDLQANYFSIGKSAPEPAAKTGDVTALIPLLSDLLEAKDRQLLNHCSRVSFYASLLANQLNLSLPDQKGLALGAFLHDIGKISIPNYKYAANDDDGIKNGVLAKAYSEAGARMLLPLEFQAEVGQIVVYHHERFDGLGNPHGLEGEGIPLLARIVAIAQAFDNLTVDMPGHLPMSIDDAIRKIVLQADTHFDPKLTELFAQVVRECKSSLPALAIAKTSPTT from the coding sequence ATGGGGACCCATACATCACCTGAATACGTAGGCACGAAACCGTCGGTACTGGTCGTCGATGATGAGACCGGCCCACGGGACGCCCTCAAAGTCATTCTTCGCCCGTTCTTCACCATCCACTCCGCCGACAACGCCAAATCCGCCCTCCGGGTCCTCAAAGATCAGCATATCGACCTCATCACCCTCGATCAAAAACTGCCCGACCGCCAGGGAATCGATCTGCTGCAAGACATCAAGCAGGACTACGCCGACATCGAAGTCATCATCATTACCGGCTATGGCAGTTTGAAGTCTGCGATGGAAGGCATCCGGCACGGCGCGGCGGGATATCTGCTCAAGCCATTTAACGTGACCGAACTGATCACCCTCATCAACCAAACACTCGAGAAAAAGCAGCGGCTGGACTACCTGCGCTCGTTCCTCAAAACATCGACCGCCTTGTGGGGAACGGAACAGGAAGCGGCCCAGGCGTGGAAAGATCTGCAAGCCAACTATTTCTCCATCGGCAAATCCGCCCCCGAGCCGGCCGCCAAGACAGGCGATGTCACTGCGTTGATCCCGTTGTTATCCGACCTCCTCGAAGCAAAGGACCGCCAACTCCTGAACCACTGCAGCCGCGTCAGCTTTTATGCGTCGCTTCTTGCCAACCAGCTCAACCTTTCCCTTCCCGATCAGAAGGGACTCGCGCTGGGCGCGTTTCTCCACGACATCGGGAAGATCAGTATTCCCAACTATAAGTATGCAGCGAACGATGACGACGGTATCAAGAACGGAGTTCTCGCCAAAGCATACTCCGAGGCCGGTGCGCGGATGCTGCTACCGCTTGAATTTCAGGCCGAGGTGGGACAGATCGTGGTCTATCACCATGAACGATTCGACGGACTGGGCAATCCGCACGGGCTGGAAGGCGAAGGCATTCCACTCTTGGCACGCATCGTCGCCATCGCCCAAGCCTTCGACAACCTGACGGTCGATATGCCGGGACACCTTCCGATGTCCATCGACGACGCCATCCGCAAGATCGTGCTCCAAGCGGACACTCACTTCGATCCGAAGCTGACCGAGCTTTTCGCCCAAGTCGTGCGGGAATGCAAATCTTCCCTGCCCGCCCTCGCGATCGCAAAAACCTCACCGACGACCTAA
- a CDS encoding nitrogen regulation protein NR(II), whose translation MALHEHIRHTPILSASEAPIRMIGAFAESVGQATDLTQVGECILRILSEQLRLPKAAIWIREANGEYHLLASLGHRTLAALPASLPDNHALITGLSDRLHLLRYDQASSSPAGSAMISIQAAVCLPLRNKTQFLGLCALGPIGTECHLDEDTVIIAETVARIACNTLDHHLAQDDLRRSSTLMRRTDRLRSLEIMAGGFAHEIRNPLTSIKTFIQLAPQRQQDPVFIREFSQVAIEDVHRIERLLHEILDYASYMTPQPSDVDLNELVTSCLGFVSSTASHRGIRLHTTLAPQLPTLSLDRQQIKQVLLNLLLNALDAMPNGNGVIQIRTRVLPQAGRTAWVQLEVEDEGCGIAPDHLEHIFDPFFTTKHTNSASDGSGLGLTTAHQIVREHGGTLLVESRVGAGSTFSVNLPAPDARTTVSAARE comes from the coding sequence ATGGCACTCCACGAGCACATTCGGCACACCCCTATTCTTTCTGCTTCCGAAGCCCCCATCAGAATGATCGGCGCGTTTGCCGAATCGGTGGGACAGGCCACCGACCTCACGCAGGTCGGCGAGTGCATCTTGAGGATCCTCAGCGAACAGTTGCGCTTGCCGAAAGCCGCCATATGGATACGAGAAGCAAACGGCGAATACCATCTCCTTGCCTCTCTAGGACACCGCACGCTTGCGGCATTGCCGGCTAGCCTGCCGGATAACCACGCCCTTATCACGGGCCTTTCCGATCGGCTACACCTGCTCCGATACGACCAGGCCTCATCTTCGCCCGCCGGCTCAGCCATGATATCGATACAGGCAGCCGTGTGCCTTCCTCTCCGGAACAAGACGCAGTTTCTCGGACTCTGCGCCCTTGGGCCGATCGGCACGGAGTGTCACCTGGACGAAGACACCGTGATCATTGCAGAGACCGTCGCACGCATCGCTTGCAATACCTTGGACCATCACCTGGCGCAGGACGACCTTCGGCGCTCCTCCACCTTGATGAGACGCACCGATCGATTACGCTCGTTGGAAATTATGGCGGGCGGGTTCGCACATGAAATCCGTAACCCCCTCACGTCGATCAAGACGTTTATTCAGCTGGCCCCGCAACGCCAGCAGGACCCGGTGTTCATCCGTGAATTCAGCCAAGTCGCCATTGAAGACGTCCATCGCATCGAGCGGCTGCTGCACGAAATCCTCGACTATGCGAGTTACATGACTCCCCAGCCGAGCGACGTGGACCTGAACGAACTGGTCACCTCCTGCCTCGGTTTCGTCTCGTCCACCGCCTCGCATCGAGGAATTCGTCTGCACACGACACTGGCCCCTCAACTGCCCACGCTCTCGCTCGATCGCCAGCAGATCAAACAGGTGCTCTTGAACCTGCTATTGAATGCGCTCGATGCCATGCCCAACGGCAACGGCGTGATTCAGATCCGCACGCGCGTGCTGCCGCAAGCCGGCCGCACAGCCTGGGTACAGCTGGAGGTCGAGGACGAGGGATGCGGCATTGCCCCGGACCACCTGGAGCATATTTTCGATCCGTTTTTTACAACCAAGCATACCAATAGCGCGAGCGATGGGTCCGGCCTTGGCCTGACCACCGCGCATCAAATCGTCCGCGAACATGGCGGCACGCTATTGGTGGAGAGTCGAGTCGGCGCAGGTTCGACGTTTTCCGTGAATCTTCCAGCACCGGATGCACGCACCACAGTTTCAGCCGCACGGGAGTAA
- a CDS encoding LPS-assembly protein LptD: protein MGPDRYSASIRRRTAGCPFPVVLLTLLLSVLLLVEAASAQSTVTTASPSNQPLTVTAERIDHLQEQEVYEADGSVVVTQGSFRLTADHVTINSLPGTLVATGHVHFFDPSSDLKSERLELNVNTEAGVITHGSMYIRPSNSFFTGRSIRRLSEDHYRIKEGTFTNCDAKDGEVPAWRFKFDDLDVNTGESIGMKRAWLCMRDTPIIPVPTLTYPLSNRHSGFLIPTPGYDNRFGLHYQQGYFWAINPSQDLTIAPSYYSDLGYGSDFTYRYYLDRRSSGQWFASFLQQTKLPNVSGVDQTASDERRLRGLISGQHVQQVTDTLLVRGQASFVSDRQYLQQLSNSGAQRASPSGESTLLATQRLPYGSAYFLGQYLQPLNSGGPDTFQRLPEVGYVLPNTSAFGLPLLMNLDSNFVNFYREQGFAVNRMDFMPGVTTDVIDVGHVIGLTPHFKFKEVYYTRGIQEASPLHRETFWAAMDASSRLSRRYTGGDGGSFLHTIEPSVMYEYVPGSNQSQIAQIDQVDDIPKKNLLTYSLRTKLLEQQVNGQSFNWLDLTLAQSYHVGGVQTRAREFTPGVLPFLGSLTQPLQPATVEVQGRKLSDLWLRAVIGNTAPEFFRPPGVNEALGKNVTGGQMLPPTNSYLTVDAFLDPYRGTFSQWNTDLRVQQSNYWYVEVGQRFSRDGNRVRRGDIWNPVSFNEVYAPTEEIQFVTAGGGFRTPWGWTVGAKGYYDVKGGRSPEYDVVALYQNPCKCWSLGLYYLQFPDRQSYSFMLSMTGIGWTENFGTIVARTILGPLLVGDRGLPWAAPGGPYGRTLNPMPVQSMPMGRY from the coding sequence ATGGGGCCAGACCGCTACTCGGCTTCCATACGGCGGCGGACGGCTGGTTGTCCGTTCCCGGTTGTCCTCCTTACTCTCCTCCTCAGTGTGTTGCTGCTGGTCGAAGCCGCCTCGGCGCAATCAACGGTGACCACCGCCTCACCGAGCAACCAGCCCCTCACCGTGACGGCCGAACGCATCGACCATCTGCAGGAGCAGGAGGTGTACGAAGCGGACGGGTCGGTGGTGGTGACGCAAGGCTCGTTTCGACTCACGGCCGATCATGTCACGATCAATTCGCTGCCGGGTACCTTAGTGGCGACCGGGCATGTGCATTTCTTCGACCCGAGTTCCGATCTGAAGTCGGAGCGGCTGGAGTTAAACGTGAATACCGAAGCCGGAGTCATCACCCATGGGTCGATGTATATCCGGCCGAGCAACTCGTTTTTTACCGGTCGCAGCATCCGGAGGCTGTCCGAGGATCACTATCGCATCAAGGAGGGGACGTTCACGAATTGTGACGCCAAAGACGGCGAAGTGCCGGCCTGGCGATTCAAGTTCGACGATCTCGATGTGAACACGGGCGAAAGTATCGGGATGAAGCGGGCGTGGCTCTGCATGCGGGATACGCCCATTATCCCTGTGCCGACCCTGACCTATCCGCTCAGTAATCGTCACAGCGGGTTCCTCATTCCCACGCCCGGCTACGACAACCGCTTCGGGCTGCACTACCAGCAGGGCTATTTCTGGGCCATTAACCCCAGCCAGGACCTGACGATCGCACCTTCGTATTATTCGGATCTTGGGTACGGAAGCGATTTTACCTATCGCTATTATCTGGACCGGCGGTCGAGCGGGCAGTGGTTTGCCAGCTTTCTGCAGCAGACGAAACTGCCGAATGTGTCGGGCGTCGATCAGACCGCCTCGGATGAGCGGCGCTTGCGAGGCTTGATCAGCGGCCAGCATGTTCAACAGGTCACGGACACACTCCTGGTGCGAGGCCAGGCGTCGTTTGTATCCGATCGGCAGTATCTCCAACAGTTGAGCAATTCAGGAGCCCAGCGGGCTTCTCCCAGCGGCGAATCCACATTACTGGCGACGCAACGCCTGCCCTACGGCAGCGCCTATTTTCTGGGTCAGTATCTCCAGCCGTTGAACTCCGGCGGTCCCGACACGTTCCAGCGCCTCCCGGAGGTCGGCTATGTGTTGCCGAATACGTCGGCGTTCGGGCTGCCGCTGCTCATGAATCTCGACAGTAACTTTGTGAATTTTTATCGCGAGCAGGGATTCGCTGTGAATCGCATGGATTTTATGCCTGGCGTCACCACCGATGTGATCGATGTCGGGCATGTGATCGGGTTGACGCCGCATTTTAAATTCAAGGAAGTCTATTATACGCGCGGCATTCAGGAGGCCAGTCCTCTCCATCGCGAGACGTTTTGGGCGGCTATGGATGCGTCTTCCAGGCTGAGCCGCCGGTATACCGGGGGTGACGGCGGGAGTTTCCTGCACACGATCGAACCGAGTGTGATGTATGAATACGTGCCGGGGAGTAACCAGTCTCAGATCGCCCAGATCGATCAAGTCGATGACATCCCGAAGAAAAACTTATTAACCTATTCACTCCGGACCAAGTTGCTCGAACAACAGGTGAACGGCCAATCGTTCAACTGGCTCGACTTGACCCTGGCGCAGAGTTATCACGTGGGCGGGGTGCAGACCCGCGCGCGGGAGTTTACTCCCGGCGTGTTACCGTTCCTGGGATCTCTCACGCAGCCCTTGCAGCCGGCGACCGTGGAGGTGCAGGGGCGAAAACTGTCCGACTTGTGGCTACGGGCGGTGATCGGCAATACCGCGCCGGAATTCTTTCGTCCACCCGGTGTCAACGAAGCGCTCGGAAAGAATGTGACGGGCGGACAGATGTTACCTCCGACGAATTCGTATCTGACGGTCGATGCCTTTCTCGATCCCTACCGGGGGACGTTCAGCCAGTGGAATACCGATCTTCGGGTGCAGCAATCCAACTATTGGTACGTGGAGGTCGGGCAACGGTTCAGTCGTGACGGCAACCGGGTCCGGCGCGGCGATATTTGGAATCCGGTCTCGTTTAATGAGGTCTATGCTCCAACCGAGGAGATCCAGTTCGTCACCGCGGGCGGCGGATTTAGAACACCGTGGGGCTGGACCGTCGGCGCCAAGGGCTATTACGATGTCAAAGGCGGCCGCAGTCCGGAATACGATGTGGTCGCCTTGTATCAGAATCCGTGCAAGTGCTGGTCGCTCGGGTTGTACTATCTGCAGTTCCCGGACCGCCAGAGTTACTCCTTCATGCTGAGCATGACCGGCATCGGCTGGACAGAGAACTTCGGCACGATTGTGGCGCGCACGATTTTGGGTCCATTGCTGGTCGGGGATCGCGGCTTGCCCTGGGCAGCGCCGGGTGGCCCCTATGGACGAACCCTGAATCCGATGCCGGTGCAGTCGATGCCGATGGGTCGGTATTGA
- the trxA gene encoding thioredoxin — MKASELVMVDFWAVWCGPCQMVAPIVDELATEYAGKVKVRKLNTDENPEIAGRYQVMSIPTILFFKNGQAVERLVGARPKRQFKEIIDSLLAQHSGAA, encoded by the coding sequence ATGAAGGCATCCGAATTAGTGATGGTGGATTTTTGGGCGGTCTGGTGCGGGCCTTGTCAGATGGTCGCGCCGATCGTCGATGAATTAGCAACAGAATATGCCGGCAAGGTCAAGGTCCGTAAGCTCAATACCGATGAGAACCCGGAAATTGCCGGACGCTATCAGGTGATGAGCATTCCGACCATTCTCTTCTTCAAGAACGGTCAAGCGGTCGAGCGGCTGGTGGGGGCGCGTCCCAAGCGCCAGTTTAAAGAAATCATCGATTCGCTTCTCGCGCAACATTCCGGCGCTGCCTAG
- the recN gene encoding DNA repair protein RecN, whose amino-acid sequence MLTELRISNFGVIEQLAVCFGSGFIVFTGETGAGKSLLIDAVTLLVGGRASTDQIRAQSDEADLEAAFVLPSGHPILHLLQTKEFARPGETDIVIRRVISRTGRNRTYLNGNLCPVHLLEELGGALVDVHGQHEQQSLLSSAAQLEALDAFGRLHALRQDYQVAYRSWQERVAERETLTVHIAQRREREDLLRFQFQEISDAAVEAGEDARLEQERPRLMHSQQLGDLSDQLHELLYAGDQGVLSLLASARKLLAKMVSIDQTAVEWTRVVEDAIVPLRDLADQIRHYRDQVEANPARLMEIEQRLDRLHRLSKKYGGSLDAMLVLQDSLRAQLAQLDTAETRLQDLATAVEDAARRVGELAGRLSRKRIDAAKKLTTQVTKELSALRMERTRFAVEVLPLPGETSYGQMGHDAVEFVFSANPGEPLKPLAKVASGGELSRVMLALKTILAESDRVPVLIFDEVDAGVGGAVAEVMGTRLRDLSRHHQVLCVTHLPQVGSQAHAHYLVEKQVRQQRTVTQVRLLTEREREEEVARMLAGVTVTNSARAAAAEMIGSAKERRARSD is encoded by the coding sequence ATGCTGACCGAGCTGCGCATCTCGAATTTCGGCGTGATCGAGCAGCTGGCCGTCTGTTTCGGCTCCGGCTTCATCGTGTTTACCGGTGAAACCGGAGCCGGCAAATCTCTCCTCATCGATGCGGTGACGCTCTTGGTCGGGGGCCGTGCCTCGACGGATCAGATCCGTGCCCAGTCCGATGAAGCCGACCTCGAAGCGGCGTTTGTGTTGCCGTCCGGCCATCCCATTCTCCATCTGCTCCAAACCAAGGAATTCGCCCGTCCGGGTGAGACGGACATTGTCATCCGTCGCGTGATTTCCAGGACGGGCCGCAACCGGACCTATCTCAACGGCAATCTCTGCCCGGTTCATCTTCTGGAGGAACTGGGCGGCGCGTTGGTGGATGTGCATGGCCAGCACGAGCAGCAATCGCTGTTGTCCTCCGCGGCTCAGTTGGAGGCGTTGGATGCCTTCGGCCGACTTCATGCTCTTCGTCAGGACTATCAGGTCGCATATCGGTCGTGGCAGGAGCGGGTGGCTGAACGTGAGACACTGACTGTGCATATCGCCCAACGCCGAGAACGAGAGGATCTGCTGCGTTTTCAATTTCAGGAAATCTCCGATGCCGCAGTGGAGGCGGGGGAGGACGCGCGGCTTGAACAGGAACGCCCGCGTCTCATGCATAGTCAACAACTGGGCGACCTCTCCGACCAACTCCATGAGTTGCTGTATGCGGGTGATCAGGGCGTGCTGAGCCTGTTGGCTTCCGCGCGCAAACTGCTCGCGAAGATGGTGTCGATCGATCAGACTGCCGTCGAATGGACGCGGGTAGTAGAGGACGCCATCGTTCCGCTGAGGGACCTGGCCGACCAGATCCGGCACTATCGTGATCAAGTCGAAGCCAACCCGGCACGATTGATGGAAATCGAGCAGCGGCTGGATCGATTGCATCGGCTGAGCAAGAAATACGGCGGATCGTTGGATGCCATGCTGGTGCTACAAGACTCTCTACGCGCTCAGCTGGCCCAACTGGACACAGCGGAAACCCGGCTGCAGGACCTGGCCACTGCCGTGGAGGATGCTGCACGTCGCGTGGGTGAACTGGCCGGGCGTCTCTCTCGCAAGCGAATCGACGCGGCCAAGAAACTCACGACGCAGGTGACGAAAGAGTTGAGCGCGCTTCGAATGGAGCGAACCCGCTTCGCGGTGGAGGTGCTTCCGCTGCCCGGCGAGACGTCCTACGGCCAGATGGGCCACGATGCCGTGGAGTTCGTCTTTTCGGCCAATCCGGGTGAACCACTCAAGCCGCTTGCCAAAGTGGCTTCCGGGGGGGAACTGTCCCGTGTCATGTTGGCGTTGAAAACCATTCTGGCCGAGAGCGATCGAGTTCCCGTGCTGATTTTTGACGAAGTCGATGCCGGAGTCGGCGGGGCCGTGGCTGAGGTCATGGGGACACGTCTCCGGGATCTCAGCCGGCACCACCAGGTGCTCTGTGTGACGCATCTTCCCCAGGTCGGGTCCCAAGCCCATGCGCATTACCTGGTAGAGAAGCAGGTGCGCCAGCAGCGCACCGTGACGCAAGTCCGGTTGCTGACGGAGCGCGAGCGGGAAGAGGAAGTGGCGCGGATGTTAGCCGGGGTCACGGTGACCAACAGTGCGCGCGCGGCGGCGGCTGAAATGATCGGCAGCGCGAAGGAACGACGGGCGCGATCGGATTAG
- the accD gene encoding acetyl-CoA carboxylase, carboxyltransferase subunit beta, with amino-acid sequence MAWFKKGKTEEAEPPKRSKVAEGMWLKCNHCREIVYRKEVDRNNKVCPKCDYHFPISVIERINLLVDLGTFKEWDAELEPQDPLQFQDTRTYKDRIKAQQEKTGRKDAMVIGQGAINGRKVALCVFDFGFMGGSMGSVVGEKICRAVDRALEGRMPLILVTASGGARMQEGILSLMQMAKTSAAVAKLGEAKVPFISILADPTFGGVTASIAMLGDVIIAEPKALIGFAGPRVIEQTIKQQLPDQFQRAEFLLDHGMIDMIVERKQLKEAVSTLVGHF; translated from the coding sequence ATGGCATGGTTTAAAAAAGGCAAAACCGAGGAGGCAGAGCCTCCCAAACGCTCCAAAGTGGCGGAGGGGATGTGGCTGAAGTGTAATCACTGCCGGGAGATCGTGTATCGCAAAGAGGTGGACCGGAACAACAAGGTCTGTCCGAAGTGCGACTATCACTTTCCCATTTCGGTGATTGAACGTATCAACCTGCTGGTGGATCTCGGAACCTTCAAAGAGTGGGACGCCGAGCTGGAGCCGCAAGACCCGCTCCAGTTTCAGGATACCCGCACGTATAAAGACCGGATCAAGGCGCAACAGGAAAAGACCGGCCGTAAAGACGCCATGGTCATCGGCCAGGGGGCGATCAATGGGCGCAAGGTGGCGTTGTGCGTCTTCGATTTCGGGTTCATGGGCGGCAGTATGGGGTCGGTCGTCGGTGAAAAGATCTGTCGCGCCGTCGATCGGGCCTTGGAAGGGCGCATGCCGTTGATCCTCGTGACGGCTTCGGGCGGCGCCCGCATGCAGGAGGGCATCCTGTCGCTCATGCAGATGGCTAAAACGTCCGCAGCGGTGGCGAAGTTGGGAGAGGCGAAGGTGCCGTTCATCTCCATCTTGGCGGACCCGACGTTCGGCGGAGTGACCGCGAGCATTGCGATGCTGGGAGACGTCATTATTGCCGAGCCGAAGGCGCTCATCGGGTTTGCCGGTCCGCGCGTCATCGAGCAAACCATCAAACAGCAATTGCCGGATCAGTTTCAACGGGCCGAGTTCTTGCTGGATCACGGCATGATCGACATGATCGTCGAACGGAAACAGTTGAAGGAAGCGGTCAGTACATTGGTCGGCCACTTCTAG